From Amycolatopsis sp. WQ 127309:
GGCCTCGAAGATCATGCTCGAGCGCGCCCGCGCGAACGAGAAGATCAAGTGGAAGCTGAACTCGCAGATCACCGGCGTCGTCGGGGACAACAAGGTCGAGGGCCTGAAGCTGAAGGACACCCAGGACGGCTCCGAGTCGACCCTGGACGTGTCGGGCTTCTTCGTCGCGATCGGGCACGACCCCCGCAGCGCGCTGGTGCGCGGGCAGGTCGACCTGGACGAGGACGGCTACGTCATCACCCAGGGCCGCAGCTCCTACACGAACCTGGACGGCGTCTTCGCCGCCGGTGACCTGGTGGACCGCACCTACCGGCAGGCGATCACCGCGTCCGGCTCCGGCTGCAGCGCCGCGATCGACGCGGAACGCTGGCTCGCGGAGCACGGCGACTCGGACGCGCACGAGGCGGCCGAGCTGGTCGGCGGCGGCTACGGCGCGGGCACCAACTGACTTTCCGGCGTAACACCCACCTGAAGGAGAAACCATGTCCAACACCGTGAAGGTGACCGACGCGACGTTCGTCGACGAGGTCCTGACCAGCGAGAAGCCCGTTCTGGTCGACTTCTGGGCCACCTGGTGCGGGCCGTGCAAGATGGTCGCCCCGGTGCTCGAGGAGATCGCGGCGGAGAACGGCGAGAAGCTGACCATCGCCAAGATCGACATCGACGAGAACCCGAACACGCCGCGTGACTACCAGGTGATGTCCATCCCGACGCTGATCCTGTTCCAGGGCGGCAAGCCGGTGAAGCAGATCGTGGGCGCCAAGCCGAAGGCCGCGCTGCTGTCGGACCTCGCCGACGTTCTCTGAACCGAACAAGCCCGGCGAACCCGGGGCCTGCGGGAACCCTCCCGTGGGCTCCGGGTTCTCGTCGTTCGGGGGAATCTCACCGGTGTGGGTGAATCCTGCGTGACGAGGGCCACCACCGGGACGCCACGAACGGGCTCTTGACGAACCGACCGGGCCTGCGGTGTCACCGAGAGTTCGCAAGGCACAATAGAGGACCTGGGCCCGTCCCAGTGATGGTTTTCCCCGAAGTTTTGCCACGCACCGAACCCCCAATCGGTGCCTGAGGAAGAGCGAGGAGTGCATGCGGGTACTCCGCCGCGGT
This genomic window contains:
- the trxA gene encoding thioredoxin, producing the protein MSNTVKVTDATFVDEVLTSEKPVLVDFWATWCGPCKMVAPVLEEIAAENGEKLTIAKIDIDENPNTPRDYQVMSIPTLILFQGGKPVKQIVGAKPKAALLSDLADVL